The genomic DNA CCGTCGTTCCGTTTCGCAAAGTTTCTGTTAAACGAAGTGATGATGGAATTCTTTCTTTCGGGATCTTTTGTTTGACGGCTCCATTGACCGATACAAGGTCCGCATGCGTTCGCAAGAACCACGCCGCCGATATCGGAGAAAGTTTTGATCAAACCGTCTCTTTCGATCGTATAACGGATCATTTCGGAACCTGGAGTCACGGTGTATTCTGCTTTTACTTCAAGATTCTTTTCGGAAGCTTGTTTTGCAACGGAAGCCGCGCGAGTGATGTCTTCGTAAGAAGAATTCGTACAGGAACCGATCAGACCCACTTCCAAGTTGGTAGGCCAGCCGTTCTTTTGAACCGCTTCCTTGAATTTGGAAAGAGGAGTCGCCAAGTCCGGAGTAAACGGTCCGTTGATATACGGCTCGAGTTCCGACAAGTTGATCTCGATGACTTGATCGAAGTATTTCGCCGGGTCGGCATAAACTTCTTTGTCGCCGTTTAAGTGTTCCGCGATTTTGTCCGCAAGTTCCGCAACGTCTTTGCGGTTCGTGTTCAAGAGATAATCTCTCATGTTCTTATCGTAACCGAACACGGAAGTGGTCGCTCCGATCTCCGCACCCATGTTACAGATCGTTCCTTTACCGGTGCAAGAAAGACTGTCCGCCCCTTCGCCGAAGTATTCCACGATCGCTCCGGTTCCACCTTTCACGGTGAGAATCCCCGCAACCTTTAAGATGATGTCTTTTGCGGAAGCCCAACCGGAAAGTTTACCGGTGAGTTTTACTCCGATGAGTTTCGGGAACTTCAATTCCCAAGCCATTCCGGCCATCACGTCCACTGCATCGGCTCCACCGACACCGATCGCGATCATCCCGAGACCGCCCGCGTTTACCGTGTGAGAATCGGTACCGATCATCATTCCGCCTGGGAACGCATAATTTTCAAGAACCACTTGGTGAATGATTCCCGCACCCGGTTTCCAAAAACCGATTCCGTATTTGTTCGAAACGGAAGAAAGAAAGTCATAGACTTCTTTGTTCACTGTGTTCGCAGGAAGAAACAAGGTTGCGGTTCCTTCTACCGTTCATTGCGATCACTTGATCCAAGCGAAGGACGGAGCGAACGAAGATTTAAAAACTGCGAACACAGTGAACAAAGAAGTCTATGACTTTCTTTCTTCCGTTTCGAACAAATACGGAATCGGTTTTTGGA from Leptospira barantonii includes the following:
- a CDS encoding aconitase family protein, coding for MFAGRNKVAVPSTVHCDHLIQAKDGANEDLKTANTVNKEVYDFLSSVSNKYGIGFW